One genomic window of Quercus lobata isolate SW786 chromosome 9, ValleyOak3.0 Primary Assembly, whole genome shotgun sequence includes the following:
- the LOC115959841 gene encoding TMV resistance protein N-like, whose amino-acid sequence MSTQGAPSSSSSIPTRKYEVFLSFRGLDTRRNFTDHLYAALQRKGILTFRDDEELDRGQPISLELWKAIKESRFAIVIFSRNYASSTWCLKELAEIVKCMKNRGLTILPIFYDVDPSDVRKQTGSFGQAFKEHEECFKENMGVVETWRAALREVANLSGWHLQDRQESIFIQHIVEVILHKLSSSFSCITNDLVGINSSVEKLINLYLGLGNNFCMIGICGLGGLGKTTLARVICKMFHKHFEGSIFIANIREVSKKGDLHLLQQQLLEEILEERNIKIRNVYQGVDMIKNRLCYKKVLVVLDDVDQLDQLQNLAGEHSWFGLGSWIIITTRDEHLLVQHGVHEIYKPNALNTDDALKLFCLKAFKNEQPKEGYTKLSQDVVYYAKGLPLALVTLGSFLIGRTMDEWQSALDNFKKIPKREIFDILKVSYDGLEEMWKEIFLDIACFFRGEMKDRVIEILENCGFHARIGVSVLVNKSLLTIEGKKLWMHDLLQDMGREIVHRESRGEPGKCSRIWLYKDLFHVLTRGTATEAIQAIVLKPSQLEREYQSIEAFSKPFSKMINLRLLIIDNEDMPNGLSHLSNDLRFLEWFNYGSKCLPSSFRPKELVELNLPFSHIKYLWGGVKNLDRLKCIDLRHSENLIQTPNFKGVPSLEKLYLSWCSNLVEIHPSLGKLSRLFILELEHCHSLINLPRMTTKMESLTTLRLCGCTKFRKVPEFEGILKSLSELDLSGTAIEKLPSSIGCLTALTVLDLRNCKNIERLPRKMDGLRSLEKLVLSGCSQIVELPENLWKINCLKELDLSGIGLRQPLGKKFFNVRLPCLEGIGPSTGIGCLSSLKNLTLSSTKCVTLPASISQLMKLETLDLCHWDQLRSLPKLPPTVRYINARGCYSLEPSPALSKMSSSLQPHSLFGCQYDESKGEVAFTLLNHYLQGLLCRKTGFETNTKSKEGGSRTEFQLIIPGSKIPQWLTYRSAANSVSIMLPPNWCNSRWMGFALCACLYASYSPIIANAEEHGKTSGLRARVIALGDMPHSHCAPEIFFRMELGADHICLLYLSRDDWFATGWNGERNQIEIVFETTNPSWVTQKCGVSLVYEEDVEEFNQSIAQCSNSRVNTYEGSVGNKLKFS is encoded by the exons atgAGCACTCAAGGAgcaccatcttcttcttcttcaatacCTACGAGGAAATACGAGGTGTTTCTTAGCTTTAGAGGTTTGGACACCCGTAGAAATTTTACGGATCATCTATACGCTGCTTTGCAACGGAAGGGTATTTTGACCTTTAGGGACGATGAAGAACTTGATAGAGGACAACCAATTTCACTAGAGCTCTGGAAAGCAATAAAAGAATCGAGGTTTGCTATTGTCATTTTCTCAAGAAACTATGCATCTTCGACATGGTGCTTAAAAGAACTTGCAGAGATCgttaaatgcatgaaaaatagaGGATTGACAATTTTGCCAATTTTCTATGATGTGGATCCATCTGATGTACGGAAACAAACAGGATCTTTTGGACAAGCTTTTAAAGAACATGAAGAATGTTTTAAAGAGAACATGGGGGTGGTGGAAACATGGAGGGCTGCTTTGAGAGAAGTGGCCAATCTCTCTGGTTGGCATTTACAAGATAG GCAGGAGTCAATATTTATCCAACATATTGTGGAAGTGATATTGCATAAATTGAGTTCAAGTTTCTCATGCATTACTAATGACTTGGTTGGAATAAATTCTTCAGTGGAGAAATTGATTAATTTGTATTTAGGTCTTGGGAACAATTTTTGCATGATTGGGATTTGTGGCTTGGGAGGTTTGGGAAAGACAACTCTTGCTAGAGTTATTTGTAAGATGTTCCATAAGCATTTTGAAGGTTCTATATTTATTGCTAATATTAGAGAAGTATCAAAAAAAGGTGATTTGCATCTATTACAACAACAACTTCTTGAAGAAATTTTGGAGGaaagaaatataaagataaGGAACGTTTATCAAGGAGTTGACATGATCAAGAATAGGCTTTGTTATAAAAAAGTTCTAGTTGTTCTAGATGATGTTGACCAATTGGACCAGTTACAAAACTTGGCTGGAGAGCATAGTTGGTTTGGATTGGGAAGTTGGATCATAATAACAACTAGAGATGAACATTTGTTGGTTCAGCATGgagtgcatgaaatatataagCCTAATGCACTAAACACTGATGATgctttaaaacttttttgtttgaaagccTTCAAAAATGAGCAACCCAAAGAAGGTTATACAAAGCTCTCTCAGGATGTTGTGTACTATGCTAAAGGCCTTCCATTAGCTCTTGTTACTTTGGGTTCCTTTTTGATTGGAAGAACAATGGATGAATGGCAAAGTGCGTTGgacaactttaaaaaaattcctaaaagaGAAATATTTGATATACTTAAAGTAAGTTATGATGGACTTGAGGAAATGTGGAAAGAGATATTCTTggatattgcatgtttctttaGAGGTGAGATGAAAGATCGAGTAATTGAAATATTAGAGAATTGTGGTTTTCATGCGAGAATTGGTGTAAGTGTTCTAGTGAATAAATCTCTCTTGACCATAGAAGGAAAGAAGTTGTGGATGCATGATCTACTACAAGATATGGGTAGAGAAATTGTTCATCGAGAATCTCGTGGAGAGCCTGGAAAGTGCAGCAGGATATGGCTTTATAAGGATTTGTTTCATGTATTGACGAGAGGAACG GCAACAGAAGCAATCCAAGCCATAGTACTAAAGCCTTCTCAACTGGAAAGAGAATACCAGAGCATTGAAGCCTTTTCTAAACCTTTTTCAAAGATGATCAATCTTAGATTGCTTATAATTGATAATGAGGATATGCCAAATGGTCTCAGCCATCTTTCTAATGACCTAAGATTTCTTGAATGGTTTAATTATGGTTCAAAATGTTTGCCATCCAGTTTCAGACCGAAAGAGCTTGTCGAACTTAATTTACCGTTTAGCCACATCAAGTATCTTTGGGGCGGAGTGAAg AATTTGGACAGGTTAAAATGCATCGATCTCAGACATTCCGAAAACCTTATCCAGACACCTAACTTCAAAGGGGTTCCGAGTCTTGAGAAATTATATCTTAGTTGGTGTAGTAATTTGGTTGAGATCCACCCTTCTCTTGGGAAACTAAGCaggctttttattttagaattggAGCACTGTCACTCACTTATCAATCTTCCAAGAATGACTACTAAAATGGAGTCTCTTACAACTCTAAGGCTTTGTGGCTGTACAAAATTCAGGAAGGTTCCAGAATTTGAGGGAATATTGAAAAGCCTATCAGAACTTGATTTGAGTGGTACTGCTATTGAGAAACTACCCTCATCAATTGGGTGTTTGACTGCCCTTACTGTATTAGATCtaagaaattgtaaaaatattgaacgTCTTCCAAGAAAAATGGATGGTTTGAGGTCTCTTGAAAAACTCGTTCTTTCCGGATGCTCACAAATTGTTGAGTTGCCTGAGAACCtgtggaaaataaattgtttgaaAGAACTTGATTTGAGTGGAATTGGATTAAGACAGCCATTAGGGAAAAAGTTCTTTAATGTTAGGTTGCCTTGTCTTGAAGGAATAGGGCCTAGTACAGGTATTGGTTGCTTATCCTCgctaaaaaatttaacactAAGTTCGACCAAATGTGTCACACTGCCTGCAAGCATCAGTCAACTTATGAAACTGGAAACTCTTGATTTGTGCCACTGGGATCAGCTTCGATCATTGCCAAAGCTTCCACCAACTGTGAGATATATAAATGCTAGAGGTTGTTATTCCCTAGAACCATCACCAGCACTATCCAAGATGAGCAGTTCGTTACAACCTCACTCCCTCTTCGGTTGTCAGTATGATGAGAGCAAAGGTGAAGTGGCATTTACATTATTGAACCATTACCTACAG GGACTCCTTTGTCGAAAAACTGGATTTGAAACTAATACCAAAAGTAAGGAGGGTGGATCTAGAACTGAATTTCAGTTAATTATTCCTGGATCTAAAATTCCACAGTGGTTAACTTATCGAAGTGCAGCAAATTCAGTAAGCATAATGCTGCCTCCAAATTGGTGTAATAGTAGATGGATGGGATTTGCTCTCTGTGCTTGTTTGTATGCATCATATTCACCTATTATTGCTAATGCTGAGGAGCATGGCAAAACATCTGGTCTTAGAGCTCGTGTGATAGCCCTTGGTGATATGCCTCACAGTCACTGTGCACCTGAAATTTTCTTTCGGATGGAATTAGGTGCAGACCACATTTGTCTATTGTATCTATCTCGTGATGATTGGTTTGCTACTGGTTGGAATGGAGAACGCAATCAGATTGAGATTGTATTTGAGACCACTAACCCATCCTGGGTTACACAGAAATGTGGGGTCAGTTTGGTATACGAGGAAGATGTGGAAGAGTTCAACCAATCAATTGCACAATGTAGCAATAGCCGTGTCAATACTTATGAGGGTTCCGTtggtaataaattaaaattttcctaa